In a genomic window of Occallatibacter riparius:
- a CDS encoding TolC family protein has translation MIKVFGVFSSSLMRVGVLAGCVGAAITAHAQQPAYTWEQIHDLFLRSNPMLRAQEQSIVSNRAAEITAGLRPNPTLQNDTTSSTVGIYQEFEIGGKRSARLGSAKLATQISQTDSADTRRTLTLSLRQAFVSALQAKSDLEFAHDNLANYQKTVDIDNEMFQHGEISRADFLRIQLQMMQFQTDLDDATLEMKAAKAALRGLLGAANLPPDFEVEGELKAQPFDKDLTELEKQAIENRPDLKSAETGRAKAAADLRLAKANAWPDPTIGLSYLHTGNEIGRPDWFQPFYPKGSSSNAMGIGISSIPIPIFNRNQGEVARAQSEQVRSQLLADASRAQVVQDVESAYAAFTSARERLHMYEQTYLGFAKELLDIEEFSFHKGGASILDFLDAQRTYRATQLAYRQQLASYLNALAQLQTAAGIDLTP, from the coding sequence ATGATCAAGGTATTTGGAGTGTTCTCTTCCTCATTGATGCGAGTGGGCGTTCTGGCCGGTTGTGTTGGCGCTGCCATTACCGCGCACGCACAGCAGCCCGCCTACACGTGGGAACAGATCCACGATCTGTTTCTGCGATCGAATCCGATGTTACGGGCGCAGGAGCAGAGTATTGTCTCGAATCGCGCGGCGGAGATCACTGCGGGCCTGCGGCCGAATCCTACGTTGCAGAACGACACCACGTCTTCGACGGTTGGGATTTACCAAGAGTTTGAGATCGGCGGAAAGCGCTCGGCGCGGCTGGGTAGCGCCAAACTGGCCACGCAGATTTCGCAGACCGACTCGGCGGACACGCGCAGGACGCTGACGCTCAGCTTGCGGCAGGCGTTCGTTTCGGCGCTGCAGGCCAAGTCAGATCTCGAATTTGCACACGACAACCTTGCGAACTATCAGAAGACTGTGGACATCGATAACGAGATGTTCCAGCACGGCGAGATCTCGCGGGCGGACTTCTTGCGGATTCAACTGCAGATGATGCAGTTCCAGACCGACCTTGACGATGCGACGCTGGAGATGAAGGCGGCGAAGGCTGCGCTGAGAGGATTGCTGGGCGCTGCGAACCTACCGCCGGATTTCGAGGTTGAAGGCGAACTGAAGGCGCAGCCGTTCGACAAGGATTTGACGGAGCTTGAGAAGCAGGCGATCGAGAATCGCCCCGATCTCAAATCAGCTGAAACGGGCCGGGCGAAGGCCGCGGCCGACCTGCGGCTTGCAAAGGCAAATGCATGGCCTGATCCGACGATCGGCCTTTCGTACCTGCACACCGGAAACGAGATTGGGCGGCCGGATTGGTTCCAGCCCTTCTATCCGAAGGGAAGTTCGTCGAATGCAATGGGGATTGGGATCTCTTCGATTCCGATTCCGATCTTCAATCGCAACCAGGGTGAGGTTGCGCGGGCACAGTCGGAACAGGTGCGTTCGCAACTGCTGGCTGATGCGTCACGAGCGCAGGTGGTTCAGGATGTGGAGTCGGCCTACGCTGCTTTCACGTCCGCGCGCGAACGCCTGCACATGTATGAGCAAACCTACCTTGGCTTTGCGAAGGAATTGCTGGATATCGAGGAGTTCTCATTCCACAAGGGTGGCGCTTCGATTCTGGACTTTCTGGATGCGCAACGCACGTATCGAGCGACCCAACTGGCTTATCGGCAACAGCTTGCTTCCTATCTGAATGCGTTGGCGCAACTCCAGACGGCGGCGGGGATCGACCTAACGCCGTAA
- a CDS encoding efflux RND transporter permease subunit, with protein MKALIATILRYRVIALIAMGAWLAAGTWAVLRLDIEAYPDPSPPLVDVITQNPSWSAEEMEQQVTVPIETVLNGIPHLEYVRSTSLFGLSDVKLYFDFDSDYYADRQEVLNRLQTVTLPTGLQPQLSPWSAVGEIYRYQLKGPAYSLNELKATQDWFVVRELKQVPGTIDVSTFGGTTKQYHADIDPNRLLQFNVTLPQIITAITSSNQNVGGNYLQIGDQNVNVRGIGLLGGIKEMGAVLIAEHNGVPVYLRDVADIKEGFQPPLGRVGRNNESNIVKGTVLLQRGEQSLPALKGLREKVKALNSGILPPGMKIDTIYDRTTLIDTTTETVWHIILTGLGLVTLLLLVFLGDFPLAMVTALTIPFAILFAFGLMSATGHSANLISIGAIDFGIIVDSAIVVLENIYRRLHEATSDEHRIDLIAEASSEAAKPVLFSTLIILVAFIPLFTMKGVPGRIFAPMSLTYSYALTGALLFALLFAPVLASFRRKVRSGHTADPRQVRWLKRHYERILLRVVRNPKKVLAASVLLLIAALACFGVVGGEFMPPLEEGNLWIRTTVPQDISLDYAVKLADDMRHILGSFPEVKQVVSQVGRPDDGTDPTTFNNIEFEVDLKPPSEWKTVHSKDELIDEMNKALGKYPGVSFNFSQNIQDNVEEAMSGVKGENSLKLFGDDIEVLAGTAKKIMDVMGKVPGITDLAVFKETGQPNLIISIDRAAAGRYGLMASDINAAVQAAIGGTAATQILEGDRRFDFVVRYQPQYRENVDAMRNILLATADGSHVPLGEVASIGFREGAFMIYRENGRRYIPIKFSVRGRDLAGTIADVQGRLERSVKLPEGYHFEWAGEYDSLRKEQRRLAIIIPITVGVILGLLYVSFNSLRDALAVMSVLPFGIAGGVLSLLISGTPFSISAAVGFASVIGVATLGGLVFVAGIRRAEAHEHGMEHSIVRASVGEMRAVLMACLAAGLGLLPAAVSHGIGVQAQQPLARVVVGGMVTTTFAILIVVPVIATLGLVTTGAVEGEA; from the coding sequence ATGAAGGCACTGATTGCGACGATTCTTCGCTATCGCGTCATCGCGTTGATCGCGATGGGTGCGTGGCTAGCTGCGGGAACGTGGGCCGTGTTGCGACTCGACATTGAAGCGTATCCTGACCCATCGCCACCCCTTGTGGATGTCATCACGCAGAACCCGTCGTGGTCTGCGGAGGAGATGGAGCAGCAGGTCACAGTGCCGATTGAAACGGTGCTCAATGGCATTCCACATCTTGAGTATGTCCGCTCAACGAGCCTCTTCGGTCTAAGCGATGTGAAGCTCTACTTCGATTTCGATTCCGATTATTATGCCGACCGGCAGGAGGTATTGAATCGGCTTCAGACGGTGACGCTGCCGACCGGACTGCAGCCGCAGCTATCGCCGTGGTCCGCGGTGGGCGAGATTTATCGCTATCAGTTGAAGGGGCCAGCCTACAGCTTGAACGAACTGAAGGCAACGCAGGACTGGTTTGTGGTGCGCGAGTTGAAGCAGGTGCCGGGGACCATCGACGTGAGCACCTTTGGCGGAACGACGAAGCAATACCACGCCGACATCGATCCCAATCGACTGCTGCAGTTCAACGTCACGCTTCCGCAGATCATCACCGCGATTACTTCGAGCAATCAGAACGTGGGCGGTAACTATCTGCAGATTGGCGACCAGAACGTGAACGTGCGCGGAATAGGACTGCTGGGCGGCATCAAGGAGATGGGGGCGGTGCTCATCGCCGAACATAACGGCGTGCCTGTTTACCTGCGCGATGTGGCGGATATTAAAGAGGGTTTTCAGCCGCCACTGGGGCGCGTGGGACGGAACAACGAGTCGAACATTGTGAAGGGCACGGTGCTGCTGCAGCGCGGTGAGCAGTCGCTGCCTGCACTGAAGGGCCTGCGCGAGAAGGTGAAGGCTCTGAACTCGGGAATTCTGCCACCCGGGATGAAGATCGACACGATCTACGACCGCACTACGCTGATCGACACTACAACGGAGACGGTGTGGCACATCATTCTCACTGGCCTCGGGCTGGTGACGTTGCTGCTGCTGGTGTTTCTCGGCGACTTTCCGCTCGCGATGGTGACGGCACTGACGATTCCGTTCGCGATTCTGTTCGCGTTCGGGTTGATGTCGGCCACGGGGCACTCTGCGAATCTGATCTCGATTGGAGCGATCGACTTTGGCATCATCGTCGATTCGGCAATTGTGGTTCTCGAAAATATCTACCGTCGCCTGCACGAGGCTACGAGCGATGAGCATCGGATCGATCTCATTGCAGAGGCGAGTTCGGAGGCAGCCAAGCCGGTGCTCTTCTCCACGCTCATCATTCTGGTGGCGTTTATTCCGCTGTTCACGATGAAGGGCGTGCCGGGGCGGATCTTTGCGCCGATGTCGTTGACCTACAGCTATGCGCTTACTGGGGCGCTGTTGTTTGCGCTGCTGTTCGCGCCGGTGCTGGCGTCGTTCCGGCGCAAGGTACGCAGCGGGCACACGGCCGATCCGCGGCAAGTGCGCTGGCTCAAGCGGCACTACGAACGCATTCTTCTGCGGGTGGTGCGAAACCCGAAGAAGGTGCTGGCGGCTTCAGTGCTGCTGCTGATCGCGGCGCTGGCATGCTTCGGGGTGGTCGGAGGTGAATTCATGCCGCCGCTGGAAGAGGGCAACCTGTGGATCCGTACTACCGTGCCGCAGGATATTTCTTTGGATTACGCGGTGAAACTGGCCGATGATATGCGACACATCCTGGGCTCGTTCCCCGAAGTGAAGCAGGTGGTCTCACAGGTGGGCCGGCCTGACGACGGAACGGATCCTACAACTTTCAACAACATTGAGTTTGAAGTGGATCTCAAGCCACCGTCGGAATGGAAGACGGTCCACAGCAAGGATGAGTTGATCGATGAGATGAACAAGGCGCTCGGCAAGTATCCGGGAGTGTCATTCAACTTCTCGCAGAACATCCAGGACAACGTGGAAGAAGCGATGTCAGGCGTGAAGGGCGAGAACTCACTCAAGCTTTTTGGCGATGATATCGAGGTGCTGGCGGGCACGGCCAAGAAGATTATGGACGTGATGGGCAAGGTCCCCGGCATCACCGATTTGGCGGTATTCAAGGAGACAGGGCAGCCGAACCTGATTATCTCCATCGATCGCGCCGCGGCAGGGCGCTACGGGTTGATGGCTTCGGATATCAACGCCGCGGTTCAGGCGGCGATCGGCGGAACTGCTGCGACACAGATTCTTGAGGGCGACAGGCGCTTTGACTTTGTTGTGCGCTACCAACCGCAGTATCGCGAGAACGTGGACGCGATGCGCAATATTTTGCTGGCAACTGCGGACGGGAGCCACGTGCCGCTGGGCGAGGTTGCCAGCATCGGATTCCGCGAAGGCGCGTTCATGATTTATCGCGAGAATGGGCGGCGCTATATTCCGATCAAGTTCAGCGTCCGCGGGCGCGACCTGGCCGGCACCATTGCGGATGTGCAGGGAAGGCTCGAACGCTCAGTCAAGCTACCCGAGGGATACCACTTTGAATGGGCCGGCGAGTACGACAGCCTTCGCAAGGAGCAACGCCGGCTCGCCATCATTATTCCGATCACTGTGGGGGTGATTCTGGGTTTGCTGTACGTTTCGTTCAACTCCCTACGGGACGCGCTTGCGGTGATGTCGGTGCTGCCCTTCGGCATCGCGGGCGGTGTGTTGTCGCTGCTGATCTCGGGCACGCCGTTCAGCATTTCGGCGGCGGTGGGATTTGCGTCAGTCATCGGAGTAGCGACGCTGGGCGGATTGGTCTTCGTTGCCGGCATTCGGCGCGCCGAGGCGCATGAACACGGGATGGAGCATTCCATTGTCCGCGCCAGCGTGGGCGAAATGCGTGCGGTGCTGATGGCGTGTCTGGCAGCGGGCCTGGGCCTTCTTCCCGCTGCGGTATCGCACGGTATCGGAGTGCAGGCGCAGCAGCCGCTGGCGCGCGTTGTGGTGGGGGGAATGGTCACTACCACCTTCGCGATTCTGATTGTCGTTCCCGTGATTGCAACACTCGGACTGGTCACTACTGGCGCCGTGGAAGGAGAGGCATAA